From Acidimicrobiales bacterium, the proteins below share one genomic window:
- a CDS encoding site-specific integrase, which produces MTARRRFGSVRRLQSGRWQARYWDSAGDRIGAPNTFATRGDAQRWLSAAETDMARGDWHDPRLGEVAFHEWADRWLATKAPRLAPATEDLYRYLLRRHVVPRFGKTDVGRITPAAVQAWLADLHATDLSPNTVAKAYRVLSGVMEGAVDAGLIARSPCTFKGAGTERHAEMSVATPDEVAALAAAVGPRWEALVLTAAYSGLRWGELAGLRRCDVDLETNTLTVRRKLGEVNGTLSFSPPKTAAGKRTIGIPSFVADSLAAHIDNYALRGPDGLVFPSTDGEPLRRSNFRRRVWEPATKAVGVSGLRFHDLRHTAATLAAASGTSLKALMARIGHASADAALRYQHVIDGQDADIVRYLERFGDVEPSTGVER; this is translated from the coding sequence GTGACGGCACGGCGTCGCTTCGGCTCAGTTCGTCGACTTCAATCCGGGCGCTGGCAGGCGCGCTACTGGGACTCCGCCGGCGACCGCATCGGCGCGCCCAACACCTTCGCCACCAGAGGCGACGCGCAACGCTGGCTGTCGGCCGCCGAGACCGACATGGCGCGCGGCGACTGGCACGACCCGCGGCTCGGCGAGGTGGCGTTCCACGAGTGGGCCGACCGCTGGCTGGCCACGAAGGCGCCGCGCCTTGCGCCCGCGACCGAGGATCTGTACCGCTATCTATTGCGGCGTCACGTTGTCCCGCGCTTCGGCAAGACCGACGTCGGCCGGATCACGCCAGCCGCCGTCCAGGCCTGGCTAGCCGACCTCCACGCGACTGATCTGAGCCCAAACACCGTCGCCAAGGCGTACCGCGTCCTCAGTGGCGTGATGGAGGGTGCCGTCGACGCCGGCCTGATCGCCCGCTCGCCCTGCACCTTCAAGGGCGCCGGCACTGAGCGTCACGCCGAGATGTCCGTGGCGACACCTGACGAGGTTGCGGCACTCGCGGCCGCGGTCGGGCCGCGCTGGGAAGCCCTCGTGCTCACCGCCGCCTACAGCGGACTGCGGTGGGGCGAACTCGCCGGGCTACGGCGGTGCGATGTCGACCTCGAGACCAACACCCTGACGGTGAGGCGCAAGCTCGGCGAGGTCAACGGCACGCTCTCGTTCAGTCCGCCGAAGACCGCGGCCGGCAAGCGCACCATCGGCATCCCGTCGTTCGTCGCCGACTCGCTCGCTGCGCACATCGACAACTACGCGCTGCGCGGGCCGGACGGCCTCGTGTTCCCGAGCACCGACGGCGAGCCTTTGCGCCGCAGCAACTTCCGCCGCCGCGTATGGGAGCCGGCAACGAAGGCCGTCGGCGTGAGCGGCTTGCGCTTCCACGACCTGCGCCACACCGCGGCGACACTCGCCGCCGCGAGCGGAACGAGCCTGAAGGCGTTGATGGCGCGCATCGGTCACGCGTCGGCGGACGCGGCGCTGCGCTACCAGCACGTCATCGACGGCCAGGACGCCGACATCGTCCGCTACCTCGAACGCTTCGGCGACGTGGAGCCTTCTACCGGAGTTGAGCGCTGA
- a CDS encoding helix-turn-helix domain-containing protein produces the protein MTIAHPRRQLPELLDIPAVAKHLGVNVRHVRRLIAERRIPFIKWGHLIRFDSDEIAAWLDHNRSAADARR, from the coding sequence GTGACCATCGCCCATCCAAGACGCCAGCTCCCCGAGCTGCTCGACATCCCCGCCGTCGCCAAGCACCTCGGCGTCAACGTCCGCCACGTCCGCCGCCTCATCGCCGAGCGCCGCATCCCCTTCATCAAGTGGGGTCACCTGATCCGCTTCGACTCCGACGAGATCGCGGCGTGGCTCGACCACAACCGGAGCGCCGCTGACGCGAGGCGATGA
- a CDS encoding DUF5615 family PIN-like protein, with protein MKFLVDESVSPLLAEQLGAAGHEAAHVYDVGLTSRSDQQILERAVSDGCVLITIDTDFGALIARSGSSVPSVILLRGEVTRRPLNQVQLILANLDQVTDDLTAGAVVVIGDGRLRIRPLPIA; from the coding sequence TTGAAGTTCCTCGTTGACGAGAGCGTCTCGCCGCTCCTCGCAGAACAACTCGGCGCCGCGGGCCACGAAGCTGCGCACGTCTACGACGTGGGCCTCACCAGTCGGTCGGATCAGCAGATCCTTGAGCGCGCGGTCTCCGACGGCTGCGTGCTCATCACCATCGACACCGACTTCGGCGCGTTGATCGCGCGCTCGGGCTCCTCGGTTCCGAGCGTCATCCTGCTCCGTGGCGAAGTCACCCGCCGGCCGCTCAACCAGGTCCAACTCATCTTGGCGAATCTCGACCAAGTCACCGACGACCTGACCGCAGGAGCGGTTGTTGTCATCGGCGACGGCCGCCTGCGCATTCGCCCGCTGCCAATCGCCTGA
- a CDS encoding DUF433 domain-containing protein, which translates to MRYDRITIEPDKMGGVPCIRGLRVPVATVVGMVAEGMTTEEILEAYPYLERGDIRQALEYAAEAVRERELPLRQGA; encoded by the coding sequence ATGCGCTACGACCGGATCACCATCGAGCCCGACAAGATGGGCGGCGTACCGTGCATCCGCGGGCTGCGCGTTCCCGTCGCGACCGTCGTCGGCATGGTCGCCGAAGGCATGACGACGGAAGAGATTCTCGAGGCATATCCGTATCTCGAGCGTGGCGACATTCGGCAAGCGCTTGAGTACGCGGCCGAAGCCGTGCGCGAGCGCGAGCTGCCTCTCCGTCAGGGCGCTTGA